From Dioscorea cayenensis subsp. rotundata cultivar TDr96_F1 chromosome 13, TDr96_F1_v2_PseudoChromosome.rev07_lg8_w22 25.fasta, whole genome shotgun sequence, the proteins below share one genomic window:
- the LOC120274896 gene encoding LOW QUALITY PROTEIN: ACT domain-containing protein ACR4-like (The sequence of the model RefSeq protein was modified relative to this genomic sequence to represent the inferred CDS: deleted 1 base in 1 codon), with product MEDADRSFSWDSDDEYEKFIQRMNPPRVEVDNDACDNATVIQVDSANKYGILLEVVQVLTDLNLIISKAYITSDGGWFMDVFNVTDQDGKKLEDKITINGIVDYIRESLGADSCFLPSRRRSVGLTPASNHTSIELTGTDRPGLLSEVCAVLTDLKCNVVDAELWTHNTRAAAVMHVTDEATGGAVTNPERLAKIKELLCYVLKGNNKTRGAKTEVSPGITHTERRLHQMMFDDRDYERSNQKTADENLRPNVSVVNCCDKDYSVVTIRCKDRPKLLFDTVCTLTDMQYVVFHANATAEGPEAYQEYYIRHIDGSPVNIEAERQRVIQCLEAAIERRVSEGLKLELCIGDRVGLLSDVTRIFRENSLNVTRAEVATRGGKAINTFYVGDATGNPVDVKTIETIRQAIGSKVLQVKGHTEHSKSPPQESPTRFLFGGLFRSRSLYNFGLVRP from the exons ATGG AAGATGCAGATCGGAGTTTTTCATGGGACAGTGATGATGAATATGAGAAATTTATTCAGAGGATGAACCCTCCAAG AGTTGAAGTTGACAATGACGCTTGTGATAATGCAACAGTTATTCAG GTTGACAGTGCAAACAAGTATGGAATCCTGTTAGAAGTAGTGCAAGTCCTTACTGATCTAAATCTAATCATCTCCAAGGCTTATATAACCTCTGATGGAGGATGGTTCATGGATG TATTCAATGTGACTGATCAAGATGGCAAGAAGCTAGAGGATAAGATTACAATCAACGGGATTGTTGATTATATTCGCGAG TCCTTAGGAGCAGACTCTTGCTTTCTACCGTCGAGACGAAGATCGGTTGGTCTAACACCTGCCTCAAACCACACATCGATAGAGTTAACCGGGACTGATCGGCCTGGTTTGCTATCTGAAGTTTGCGCTGTTCTCACTGATCTGAAATGCAATGTGGTTGATGCCGAGTTATGGACTCACAACACTAGAGCGGCAGCAGTGATGCATGTAACTGATGAGGCAACCGGTGGGGCTGTCACGAACCCGGAAAGGTTAGCG AAAATCAAGGAGCTTCTTTGCTATGTGCTCAAAGGGAACAACAAGACGCGGGGAGCGAAAACAGAGGTCTCTCCGGGTATCACTCACACCGAGCGGAGACTCCACCAGATGATGTTTGATGATAGGGATTATGAGAGATCCAATCAGAAAACAGCTGATGAGAATTTGAGGCCGAATGTGTCTGTCGTCAATTGTTGTGATAAGGACTATTCAGTGGTCACAATTCGTTGCAAGGACAGGCCAAAGCTTCTTTTCGATACCGTCTGCACTTTGACAGATATGCAGTATGTGGTTTTTCATGCAAATGCTACTGCTGAGGGTCCTGAAGCTTATCAG GAGTACTACATAAGACATATCGATGGGTCACCTGTCAACATTGAAGCTGAGAGACAAAGAGTAATTCAGTGTCTTGAAGCGGCCATCGAGCGAAGAGTATCTGAG GGCTTGAAGCTAGAGTTGTGCATTGGCGATAGAGTTGGTTTACTATCTGATGTAACTCGCATCTTCCGGGAGAACAGCCTGAATGTAACCAGAGCAGAAGTGGCAACAAGAGGAGGTAAAGCAATTAACACATTCTACGTCGGAGATGCTACTGGGAACCCAGTTGATGTCAAGACCATAGAAACAATTCGGCAAGCAATCGGGAGTAAGGTATTACAAGTGAAAGGCCACACTGAGCACTCAAAATCTCCTCCTCAGGAATCCCCGACAAGATTCCTTTTTGGTGGGCTATTCCGGTCGAGAAGTCTCTATAACTTTGGATTGGTCAGACCTTGA